In Callithrix jacchus isolate 240 chromosome 18, calJac240_pri, whole genome shotgun sequence, one DNA window encodes the following:
- the OR10R2 gene encoding olfactory receptor 10R2 encodes MTQFLIFIYLNMFYFFPSLQILTENLTTVTEFLLLGFSSLGEIQLALFVVFLFLYLVILSGNITIISVIHLDKSLHTPMYFFLGILSTSETFYTFVILPKMLINLLSVARTISFTCCALQMFFFLGFAITNCLLLGVMGYDRYAAICHPLHYPILMGWQVCGKLAAACAIGGFLASLTVVNLVFSLPFCSANKVNHYFCDISPVIRLACTNTDVNEFVIFICGVLVLVVPFLFICVSYICILRTILKIPSAEGRRKAFSTCAAHLTVVIVHYGCASFIYLRPTANYVSNKDRLVTVTYTIVTPLLNPMVYSLRNKDVQLAIRKVLGKKGSLKL; translated from the coding sequence ATGACCCAATTTCTTATATTCATATATCTAAATATGTTTTACTTCTTTCCCTCTTTGCAGATACTGACAGAAAACCTCACCACGGTCACTGAATTCCTGTTGCTGGGTTTTTCCAGCCTTGGTGAAATTCAGCTGGCCCtctttgtggtttttctttttctgtatctggTCATTCTTAGTGGCAATATCACCATTATCAGTGTCATCCACCTGGATAAAAGCCTACACACACCAATGTACTTCTTCCTCGGCATTCTCTCAACGTCTGAGACCTTCTACACCTTTGTCATTCTACCCAAGATGCTCATCAATCTACTTTCTGTGGCCAGGACAATCTCCTTTACCTGTTGTGCCCttcaaatgtttttcttccttggttTTGCCATTACCAACTGCCTGCTATTGGGTGTGATGGGTTATGATCGCTATGCTGCCATTTGTCACCCTCTGCATTACCCTATTCTTATGGGCTGGCAGGTGTGTGGAAAACTGGCAGCTGCCTGTGCAATTGGAGGCTTCCTGGCCTCCCTTACAGTGGTAAATTTAGTTTTCAGCCTCCCTTTCTGTAGCGCCAACAAGGTCAATCATTACTTCTGTGACATCTCACCAGTCATTCGTCTGGCTTGTACCAACACAGATGTTAATGAATTTGTGATATTCATTTGTGGGGTTCTTGTACTTGTGGTTCCCTTTCTGTTTATCTGTGTTTCTTATATCTGCATTCTGAGGACGATCCTGAAGATTCCCTCAGCTGAGGGCAGACGGAAAGCGTTTTCCACCTGCGCCGCTCACCTCACTGTTGTTATTGTTCATTATGGCTGTGCTTCCTTCATCTACCTGAGGCCTACAGCAAACTATGTGTCCAACAAAGACAGGCTGGTGACGGTGACATACACTATTGTTACTCCATTACTAAACCCCATGGTATATAGCCTCAGAAACAAGGATGTCCAACTTGCTATCAGAAAAGTGTTAGGCAAGAAAGGTtctctaaaactataa